In Meles meles chromosome 13, mMelMel3.1 paternal haplotype, whole genome shotgun sequence, the DNA window TTGGTTTAAGGTAGAGAAGGCATCCCTTGCGGAGGGCACAGAATTCTTGCTGAGTATTGTCTCTGAGCTGGCACTGGGCTGGGTCTTCAGGGTGCCATTTGAACACTGTATTAGACCAGCTGGTGTAGTATGTGATTGGATCCTATGGTTATGGGCACCCTCTTGCACCTGCTTGGCTGTAAAGTGGGACCTTGGGTCTGATGCCACGTTACGTGGGATCCTGGACCAGGAGATTAAACACTTTGTAAGATGTGTGATTTGGGGTGAGGCCCTCCAGGCAGAAAAGGCAAACATACACCTGGAATGGGTGTCTCTCCCTGCTAGAATGAATTTCTGGCCCTTGGGGTGGAAGGAGCACAGTGAAGTCAACTTGCCACCAGTGACTCAGAGGGTTTCTTTGAGGATTGGTGCCATATTGGAGGCTCAGGGTTGGTCTTTGTTCCTGGCATTTGGATAGTCAGCAGAGGCAAGGGACTGCCATTGTGGTGATGTGCCCTGGGCAGGGTTTCCTCTTTGGGGCTTGGGTCTTATTACATAAGCTTATCTTTGTTAGCCAAGTTTAGGGGCAGCCGTCCACCCCGGAGGAACGTCTCCTGCAGTGTTTTTAAACCGGACGTTAGTATCTACAAGCTTGAGTGCTGATTAAGTAACCTAGCACAGAGGTGTCCGTGCTTCACCTCCTAGAGGTGAACTCCTAGAGTTCGATCCAACTGGTTTGGGCACCAATAGTTTATGAAATTTCCCTTTGGTGATTCTAACATGCAatcagggttgagaaccactatATTCATGGATTGCAAAATAGTGTGAGAAATTGATTAgcacttttttcccttaaaaaatagaaaacatcatGGTATATTTCATGTAGAAAGGGTAAATACTGTTGTTGAAACTTCTTCACATAAGGGTGGCTACTGGGTCATGATGTAAAATATACCGGACCAAAAGTGTTTGCAAAGCCACTGGTCTAAAGCAGAGTGTCCCAAACTTTAGCAAGAGTGTGCTATGACAACGAGCAGAGCCAAAAGCATGCTTTAATGGGACACCTGCTGGGATTAAGGCATgatggtgggggcggggaggggcagtcTCATGCTCATGGCATTCGGTGTgggaagcacacacacacacacacacacacaaagaggcaGCAGAATGGGGACGGGCCTGAGCGGGAGGGGAGAACCCGGGTTCATTTGAATTCTGGCCCTACCACTGACCTGGAACTGGCCTGGCCATGTACCATGTCTCTAAGTCTcagttgctttctttctttctttcttcgtTTCTtcgtttcttcctttcttccttcctttctttctttcttttaaggattttgtttatctatttgacagaagagagatcgcaagtaggcagagaagcaggcagagagagagggggaagtaggagcagagagtctgatgcagggctctatcccaagaccctgagatcttgacctgagccgaaggcagaggcttaccccactgagccacccaggtgcccccgagtcTCAGTTTCTTGTTAGCAAAAGGGAACAACAATACCTGTGCTTCCTATGTCATAATCCAAAAAAGAATGATATGATCTGGAAAGCACTTTGGAAAGCATAGGGACTCTGCACACACAGagcttattattattacatgGAACACTCAGAACTGAAGTTTGTGTTGTTGGTATAAAAGCGTGGGAGGATTTAGATTGGGTGGAGAGGACCTTCAGGCCGACCTTCTAGGCCCAAGCCAAGCAGGTCTCTGGGTGACATACTTCAGGACCAGGTGGGTGGAGCTGAGTCAGGGAGTTGGTAAGAGTGTGCTGGGGCCAGATTTGGAAGGTTATCAGAGCCCAGCAATGAGCTGGTTCTTTTTGGAGCAGACAATAGGGAGCCATTGCAGGTTCTTGAGCAGGGGAGACACCTGAAGGAAGTGGAGAGGTGGGAAAAGTGAGTCACAGCCTTCTGAGGCTGTTTTAATTAGTACTGACAGGTCTTTTTCAAAGTCTAGTCAAACATCACTGCCCCCTAAGGCTGTTCCTGACCTTCTCTAGAAAGACGTTCTCCTCTGGGCTCTCACAGTTATCTCTGGCAGGACCGTGTCTCTTTGGCAGCAGTTGCACTGGCGCAAGGCTTCCTGGGTACATCCCTTATCTCCTCCCTGGTTCCCCCAGCCCACTAAAGTCTCTCTGTCCTTGGTGGTCTTGGGTTGTGAGCCCCACTTGTGCAGATCTGTTCATGGAAGGCAGTGGTTCTCCACTCAGGCTGCTCATTAGAATCACctgaaattcatttttgtttgtttgtttttgtttttgttttgttttattaacatataatgtattatttgccccaggggtacaggtctgtgaatcatcaggcttacacatttcacagcacataccctctccagcATCCATCACccagtagaatttttttaaaatgtctccatACCTAGGTTGCATCCCAGATCTAGAGTATTGTCACCTCTGGGGTGGGACTTAGGCATTGGGATTGTTTTTAAACATCCCAGGTAATTCCAAAGTTCAGCCACTTTTGAGAGCAGCAGACCACCCCTGCGAATCAGGAATCCTGCCCTAGGGGCATCTGcatggctcaggtcctgatcccagggtcctgggagcaagccccctcccgcccccccccccccaccaccctgccccgcccagggggaagcctgcttctccctctcccactcccccagttggtgttccctctcccgccttctctctctctgtcaaataaataaatgaataaaatatatataaaaaaaaaggactcctGCCCTGGGATCAACACTTCCACACTAACCCCTGCATCGGAGTGCAGGAAGAAAGCATTAGGATTTCAGGTTTGTATCTATCTGGTATCCTAGCCTTGTTTAGAGTCCATGGGTTACAACTGACTTAACCGTAGCAGAGCGGTGGTAATGACTGTGAGCATCAGCAGCCCTGGGCACTTACAGTGACGGGCTGTACAGCAAGTGCTCAGCGCTCCATGAAGATCCGATGACAAAAGTACTggtgttatcctcattttacagacgaagGAACTCAATCCAGAAAGGCTGAATAACGGGCCCATCTCACCACTAGAAAGCAGCTGTGCCAGGTTCAAGCCAGGTTGGCTCTAGCAGCTGCCTTTTATCCACAAGCCAATATATAATACACAAATGAGCTATAGATATCAGGGGGACCTGCTTAACATTTTTTACTGATGAGGTTTCATAATCAAAGAATTAAACCTTGATAGCAGGTGATGAGTCCTTAAGGCAAGGCCTACATTTCACCCTTTCTGCTTCCCTCACTAGGCGCCAGCGGGCATCTTACTACGCTGTATGTACCCAGTGGGTCTTACTATATACTCGACAAATAACTGCCTCCTTCCAGAAGCATCTATTTCCTGATAGTCACAGCCAATGTTTATCAACACTTGCCATGTGTCGGCAACTCTCATTCTTAATCTTGGCAACAGTCCTGTGAAGTGtggttatccccattttacaaacgaGGAGAGTGAGCAGCCCAGTAACTTGCCAGAGCCTGAAACCCAAACTGTGGGACTACAGAACTCATTCTCTCCTACTGGTGAATGGGCTCACAGGGACTAGCTTTTGAAAGTCGGCAGCAGGGTGGGAACACGAAAACagcaggaaagaggcagaggtTGATTGTTCAGTCCCTTGACGCGTGGCACCCTTCCCTATTTATCCTAGTTAAACTTCTGGCCCTGACTCAAagaccacctcctccaggaagcctgccttcCTTCAAGTTATAGTTATTTGCACCTGACTTGTGGTTCATACCTCATTTTCCCCACTGGAGTTGGAGATCCTTGAGGGTAGGGTTGGGTCCTACTAAAGAGGCAGTCCCCCCccgtccccccgcccccaccgcccccagctgCTCAGCAAACTCTAAGCGGTGGGTTGAGCGTGTGCCGTCTTTCCACCCCGGGCAGAGGGTCTCCCACTTTCTGGGTTTTTCCTCCATGGGGTccacttccctttcttcctcctgttctccctcctcctttctgtcctccttcttcctttcgtTCTCCCTTCcctattctcttttttccctcccccttcccttcccggTGGCGcctcctttctgcctcctccCGGTCCTGCGCCGCCCGGGGGCCCGGCAGCTGCAGTTCCCCCCGTGGCCTGCAGAGGGGGCCGCGCCGCTGCGGCGCGCGCTTCCTGTGAGGTCAGGTGGGAGGAAGCGGCCTGGGAGCCGCCGGGAGTGGAAGCCACTGAGGCCCGGAGCCGCGACCGCAGGTGGGTGTCCCGGCTCGGGGCGAGGGCCAGCGAGCGCGCATCTCTCTCCTCCCCCGGGGTCGGGCTCGGCAGCTGGGGCGGCGCCCCCTCCCCGGATCCCCCCGTCCCTGCCCTGCAGCACGCCCCCCGCGATCGCCCGCGCGCCCCCCTCCCTGAGTCAAGTGCCCCGGGGCTGGCTGCGGCCTTAGCCCACCCAACAGGCGCGGGGGCGCAAAGCACCGAGGGGCTGCGGAGCTGCGTGACCAGCTTGGCCTTCTGCAGGGAACAGCGGGCTTCAGAAGGGGGACCCACCTGGCCCAGGCTCTAGCCCAAGGGCAACAGAACAGGAGCTCTAAATCCCTTTTGGCGTGGGTGTCCCAGATGCTTTTCAGAATTTAGGTGAAAACGGTGGCTCGTCTCCTGAGAAAAAATGGCTTTGACACAGACTCGGGGAGAGCCGTGAaaggaccccacccccacctccagcccatGGACACCCTTGGGGTCTCCGGAGTGGGGTCCTCCCAGAGCCACAGCCGCATCCCCCATTCCCAATTTTGGGCAGGTTGGCTCGGCCCGCCATGGCAGAGAAGGCTGGTGTCATCTGAGAGGTGAGGGGCAGGCGAGGGGTGTGCCCTCTGCCAGAACGGTCTGCCCCTCCAGTCAGCTCCTGGGGCCCTGTGGCCGTGAGTGGAGTCGGCTGCCAGGCCGTGGACCTAAAGTGGCTCCGAAGTGGGCCCAGGTCCTCTCTAGGGAGAAGGCCCGGGTCCTTGGCATTTACTCCCAATGGGCCCCTTTTTAACGGATGGGAAACGGAGACACTGGGGAGCTGGGTGCCCTGGACTCCATGTTCAGAGTCCAGAAAAGGTCCTAGCGCCAGAGTTCCCGGCTTCACGTTCTGGCTCTGTTGCCTCTAGAAGAGTGGTGCTGGGCAAGCCGGCTACACCCCTGGGGTTCTCTAACTGTACCTGGCTCCGGAGAGTGTTGGGGGGTGTGAGATGGGGCGCAGCAAGGGCTCTCCTCCCTGTGGTTGCGGGTGCTGCAGGGTCACCCAACTTCCATCACCCCGGCTTCCTTTGGTAGTTTTCCCAGTGGCCTCGATGTTTGAAAGGTTTTCATCTGACAAATAACttgcatttatttctcttcttggaaTTAATCAGACGCAGCGCCTGCCTGCTCTGTCTGGGTAACCAGCGTGGGCACCCAGAATTGCCATTGTTCCCACGGAAGGCGAGTGTCCCCTTATCTCTGATAAATTGTTTCTTTCAGGTTTTTGAGATCTGGGGACAGGCACAGCCCAGCAGGGACCCATCGTTCCTGGGAGGATGGTGCGGATCTTGGCCAATGGGGAGATAGTGCAGGACGACGACCCCCGCGTGAGGAACACTCTCCCAGCACGCAGTAGCGCCCCTCGACAGGTGTGCGCCCAGTGCCGGTGGCCGTGGCCGGGGAGCAGCTGGGCTCCTGCCCTCCGTGTCATTTACCCCTTAGCAAGCAGAAGCTCTCTTGCTAGTCATTAGCCTTCTCTAGTCAGAAGCCCTCTTTGCAGAGAGCCGGACTAAGGAGCATGAGATGAGGGTCAAGACTTGGGGGAAAATTGCATTCTTGCAATCTGCGACAGGAGCCACCTGCCTCCCCAGTTCTCACTCTTCTGGGCAACCTCCCCAGATCTGGAATCCAAGAGTGCTCTCTCCCTTGACCGGGCTAACCCCGCTGGAGCCAGCATCTTTCTTTGAAGAGCCAGCTGGCTGAGAGAGAAGTGGAGAAGGTGGGGAAGAGGAGCCCCCGGCCACCCAGGAATGGTGGTAAAGGGAGGACGGAGGAGGATTAGAAATGGCTGTTCCCAAGCACTACCCTAGAATCCAGTCCTCCttgcccccttttctcttctctgaccTGGGCACCTTCTCCCTGGCAGGACATGGGGAGTATAGACTGGTGTTTTCTGTACTCTGAGAGCTTGTGACTCAGTGAGGGGGGATTCCGGTGGGGGGGGTAGCTGAGAAAGGAAGGTGTGGCCCTGGGGGTAGGgtctgggtggggggcggggcctggcccAGAAGATTTCCAGGTTGCCTGGTACTTCAACTCCCAGGATGCTTTCTCTagactcatttctctctctctgtctccacctTCCAGAGCTTTCTCAATAGGGGCCATGGCGCCCCCCTGGGGGGTTCGGGCCCTCGCCAGCAGCAAGCTGGGGCTCGGCTGGGGGCTGCCCCATCCCCCTTCAATGACCTCAACCGGCAACTGGTGAACATGGGCTTCCCCCAGTGGCATCTGGGCAACCACGCCGTGGAGCCCGTGACCTCCatcctgctcctcttcctgctgATGATGCTGGGTGTGCGTGGACTGCTGCTGGTGGGCCTTGTCTACCTGGTATCCCACCTGAGTCAGCGGTGACCTCTGGGAGCGAGCGGGGCAGGCATGCgggagagggagttggggggcCTTGCTGTGAGGACAGGCACACGGGGCGGGGTCTGGTTGTGCCTGGAAGGTGTGTTCATAAAAGGCCCTCCGAGGTGCGTTGAGCATGAGGAAGAGGAGGCCTCTAGTCTTGCATTTTCAAAGTGTAGGGTGGATGCCCACATTCCCTTGAGATGATTTTAAGTAGTACTGGGCCTGCATTAAGCACAGAGTCAGAGCAAGAAAGGGATTCCCTTTCCAATTCTTTTCCAGTCCTTTTATGCCAAGAAGAAAGTCTCAGCTGGGTGCCAATATGTTCTTATGTCTCTGGAACTCATGCCTGACTTGCCCTGTTACTAGGGAGAAGGCCTCGGGTGTAAGTCCATTGGGAAAAGTTTCCAGACTTTTatagctctgttttgttttcatggtaTATTTTTAATTGGCTACCTTTTTATTTATGACAGGTCGTACTGGCCTCTACTTACTGTGGTgacattttcaataaataaatttaactaaaaacGAATCCACATAAAGACTTTCATAAGTGATTTTATGGCTGTGTGTACCTCTGGAAGACAGGAGGAAGGTGGTTGGGAGTGATTGGGACTGGGAACAGGGTAGAGGTGGGCAGTCGAGCCTGGATGTGGGCCCTTTGTCTGATGCTTGGATGGCTTCTGGCTGACATGAGATGTCAGCctgtggaggggatggggtgCTCTGGCCAGAATGGCCGATGAGGCTATGGGGTCAGGACAGCTCAAGTGCAGGGCTCCCTTGCCCAGGGGCTCTGCCTAGAGGCTGCTCatcctccctgctctgccacaCTCTCCTTGAAAGCCAGCAGGCCTTGGTAATGACTCCTCAGTGTGTGTGGATGAGTGGAAGCCTGGAGCTGTGGCTGGCAAGCGGGGGGTCTGTGTGGAGGCCCTGCTGGGGGCTGATGAGGGCTCTGGGCCCACAGTGGTCAGAGGGAGGCTGGGTGGGCCTGAGGCCTTCCCTTGTCTGGGGACCAGATTTTCCACCCTTCTCTTAGGATTCTTCTAGAGAGTTGGGAGAGGAAGGCAGGTTTGGAAAGTGCTCCTTGAAGGCCAGGGCTCTGGAGCAAACCATCATGGGGTGCGTGTGGGGAGGATGGGACGAGTTTGAGATCGAGACTGATTCTGTCGCTCCTCCTGAGAGCCTGGGCGCCTTGCCCAGGAACGGGACTCCGCCTCCCCTCTCCCCCGTTTACACCTCCATGCTCCGTACTTGTGCTTGCCGCTGCCCTTGGGCGGGCTGGTGGCCTTTAGCACAGACAGTCCTGAAGAAACTTCGTGGTGTTGGAACAGGActcctttctctgtgttttctgtgtCTTGATTTTTTCAGCAGCTGCCAGAACATGGCTTCCCTTAATGATGGACAtatggaggggagggtgctgGGGACTGGGTTGGGGGGTGTTGCagacagggaaaggagggaaaggaatgGCTTCCACGGGTCCTGGGCAAGGGGAGGTAGTACCCAGGTCTGGCCGGTGTCCCTGCTGTTCCCGTGCTGCTCCCCAGCATCTCTGCCACACACTCGTCCAGCCCCCACATTCCTGTGGCTCTAGTCAGacagccatggggaaggaaggaCCCTGCCCTGTGCTTCCCATTCCCTCAAACACCCCCCATCCACCCCTGCATGGCCCTCTAGGGCCAggctctccctttcttttttcctttgcaaacCTGTGGGATTCTGAAGAAATAAATCTTGAGTGAACCCCCAGTATATAAAGTTCCTTTAAGGGGTAGGAATCTGGGTCCTCAAATTCAGAGCTGAGAACAGTCTTTTTTCTAGAATTTAGTTTCTTTTCCCAAAGCCCGAGCCTTCTGAGGAGAACTGAGGGAGACTTCCTCCGGGCCCCTGACTAGAGGGAGACCGGGTGCGACAGGCCTTGGGAGGTGTGAGGAGCTGGGGCACTGGGCCCACCCCTATCCCAGGGCAGAGGCCCCTTCACAGGCTTGTTAGTCAGCCTGAGAGACGGGGTTGGGGGCTTGAAGTGGGTTGTTTCAGAAAGAAATGCTGTTCCTTGTCCGACACACACAGCACAGACCCAAGCAGAGCTGCTCTGGTTGAATAAGGAGcccgcctcccccaccctgccttctTCCCCGTGCCCCCGTGCTCTGGGCCCAGTTGCCTACCTGTTGCTCTGCTTCCCTTCTTCAAGCCCCGGGTCTGAAACACACTGCACCAGCCTGGGGCCCGGGCAGGGGAAAGGTGGCCCCCTGGGTTGTGCAGCCTGGGTAGCAGGAAGTGTCCCCCACCTTTTGTCTGAATGGCCTTCAGTGAGGCTTTCATCTGCACACACCGAGAGATCAGGAGAAATCAGGAGAAATCCCTGTGTGAGCAAGTTCTGAGCAGGGAGAGGCTTGTTGCTCCAATGCAGAGCCCGGTGAGCCTTGGCTGGTGGGCATCCTGGTCCTAGTCCTCCCGTCTGAGGTGGGTGGGCCCTTCTTCTgtggccacccccccccccccccgcctgctgtGTGACAGGATCCCCCACACTGGGCAGCTTGGAGGGCAGATTTCAGTGAAGGTTTCCATTAATCTCCACGGATAATCCTCAAAGCCCTGTGTCTCCCTGTCAGGTTGGATTTTCTGCCTGGCTGCCTTGGGGAGAGCTGCCCCCACAGCAGTGAGCCCCAGCTTGGATCTCACCAGGCCTTTGCTGCCTCTCTGGGGCTGGAAAGGGGAGCTCCCCCTTCCCCTGTGGAGTTATTTTGACTCTCTTGTTGGGGCTACCTGGTGAGGGGAGCTCCCTGGGTCCGACTGCTTGTTCCCGCTCCATCTTCCCGACTGTTTGGTCTCCCGGGCCCTCCTTCCTTAAGTTCCAAGGCCTTCCATCTCCAAGTCCTACCTCACCCTACCATCTAGCTAGCCTGCCGGTGGAGGCCACATATCTATCTTCCCACAAGAGACACCAAGCCTGAGACCAGGCAGAATGGTGGCTCCAGTTCTGCCAGCTTCCCCATCACCTCCCGTTCCTCTGGAACTGGGACCAGAACCTGGCCCTTTGGCAGAGGCTCTGACTGGGGACTCTGGCTCTGTGAGTTGAGGAAGAAGCCTCTGCTCTCAGATGCGTGACCTTGTGGGCAGGGAAGGCTACCCCACCTGGCACTTGGGAAGCCTGTCCGGATGCAGGCCTGCTCTGCTTGGTGGGTCTGTGACCTTGGATGGTTCACTTAACCTCTCCAGAGCCTTGTTCTCAACTCTAAGAGGGGATGATGATCTGGGTCTGTCCCGTCCCCGGGAGCCTTGCATCGTGGCTGCGGCAGAGAGATGGGGGCCTGGAAGGCAGGGGGAACAAGGATCAAACAGAGGCCAGAGCCCACATTCTGGACCATTCCTCTATTGCCCCGTTGTCCATCAGAATCACCTACGGCCTCGCTGCCGATGCAGATCCCCAGGCCTCCCCACAGGCTCCCTCAGGCGTGCTGAGGGACATGACCCGGAGCCCACCTCTTATAAAGCAGGCGGTTTTGATGTGAGGtttgggggagcagaggggccCCAGACTGCACAGAGGGTgcatgaggcccagagagaggaggggaaccACCTCAGCTCGCTCACAGAGGAGAGAGACAAGGCAGGTGCAGACTCACTACCTGCTGGGACCCACTGTGACCATCAGATCAGCTCTTCGAGGGCAGAGGGCGCAGGGTGGGTGTGAGGACACTGGCCGCAGCTGCCTGGCTGAGCGGCCTGGGTAGGCTCCAGCTCTGGGTTGCCATCACTGACTACAGGTAGCCCTCTTTCTTGCATTCCTGAATCCATTGCAAACTGGATCCATTGCAAAATCCATTGCAATTTCATTGCCAACTGACAAGGGGAGAAATCCAGTTACCTCACGCAGGGTCCCTGAGGGGCTGTGCAGGGGTGGTCAGGGTGGTGGAGGGATGGCAGAGGGCTTTGGGGTCTAAACCAGATGGAGCGAGAAGCCTTGGGCCTGTCCAGCCAGGCACGATGGTGCAGAAGCAAAGCTTACCCTCTCTTGTCCTGCTGCTCAGGGCCCAAAAGAACAGTGAGAGAAAGTTCAAGAAGCAGATTGAGTGAGTACTTCAAGTGGaatggcagtgtgtgtgtgtgtgtgtgtgtgtgtgtgtgtccctctggcttgggggtgaggggagagctGACACCATTTGGCTTTAGGGCAACTTCAAGTgttggggctgggctgggctccaggcCAGAGGCAGGAGGGCTGGTCTGCATTCACTGGGccaccagtttttaaaaattaaattaaattaatttatttgacacacagagaacacaggcagggtgagtggtaggtagag includes these proteins:
- the FAM241B gene encoding protein FAM241B is translated as MVRILANGEIVQDDDPRVRNTLPARSSAPRQSFLNRGHGAPLGGSGPRQQQAGARLGAAPSPFNDLNRQLVNMGFPQWHLGNHAVEPVTSILLLFLLMMLGVRGLLLVGLVYLVSHLSQR